The Cryptococcus neoformans var. grubii H99 chromosome 13, complete sequence genomic interval AGCGATGCAGTTTCagagaatggagaggaggaatcaTTTGTCGAAATCGAAGAGCGTGGAGATGACAAGATGAGAAAAATAGCTAAGAGCTTGAGACCCGGTGATATAGTAGAGGAAGCGCATGTGAGTGTTGATCTGTTTATCTGCCGGGTCCTTGTTAATTACGGGAGGGCCTTAGAATATCGTGAGGATAGTAGGAGTGGATGCTTGTCGTGAGTCTTGTTTGGCTTTGAAATAGTCTTTAAAACTGACTTTCCTTCTTAGCCGGTCTTCTAATattgggaaagaagaatctTTACCTAATTAATGGACTGGTTCAAACTCCCGGTGGAGAGGTCATCGACGCTAAGGATGCTCAAAAAGACGTCCTGTCCATTCCTTCGGGTACACTTGTTGAGCTGGACCCTGATGACCAGCAGAGTCACTGCTGGTATGTAACATGGCGTTGCTAAAACTGAGACTTGTGGCTGACTGCCTGAATCGCATAGGCCTTACAATGAAATTATCGAGAATAACAAACGCGCGTTTCTCTTCCGCGATGTGGCCCTGGAGCTTTACTTCTCTGATAAGCGCAATTTCCTTGTTGTTTTCCgggacaagaaggagagacaAGCTGTCGTGCAGAAGATCAGCGGCAAGAAGGATCATCGCGATGTTATATCGAAGAGCGTCATTGGTAACTTTGTCCTCGATACAGTTGCAAAGGCCATGGATAAGAGTGAACAACAACTGGAAGCTTTGCAAAGGAAATGGCAAAACCGGGAAATCAGCAATGTGAGTGCCCATTGACAACATTGGCAAGCGCGTTAACAAGTGATAAGTTTGCGTATTTGCAACTTTTAAATCAGTATGCCAATCGTACCCCCAACGGTGAATCGCTTttcccatcatcacctGAATTACGCTAATACACCTGGCTAGACGTCACTCAATATCCTGTGTTCCCATGGGTTATAGCCGATTACTCATCAGACCATCTGGATCTCAGGTCTGAATCCTCTTTTAGAAACCTTCGTTTTCCCATGGGTGCTTTGACACTAgccagaagagaagaggctaTGGAGCGCTATACTGCGACAGAAAGTGTCGGTGAAAAGCCTTTGTAAGTTTATCCTAGTTTAAGGTTGATGTGAATTAACGTCTTCGCAGCCATTATGGAACACATTATAGCTCATCCATGATCGTTTGCGGGTACATGATTCGTCTTTCCCCCTTTACAGAGATATTCTTAGCGTTACAGGTGTGTAAAAGCCTCCAATGAAAATAAAACCGTCACTGACTGCTATCCTTAGGGCGGTAATTTTGACTTGGCTGATCGTCTCTTCTCAAGTGTTCCAAGGGCTTGGGTAtctgcttcttcagatAATCGTGGCGATGTGCGAGAGTTAATCCCCGAATTCTTCTACTCACCAGCTTTCTTGATGAATCTCGTGAGTATTACAAATAACGCTGGTGCGCGGAGTACTGAAGTATTGCTAGAATCACCACAATTTTGGAAGAAAACAAGTATCTGGTGAAGCCGTGGACGATGTTGCCCTACCACCTTGGGCTCTTGGAGACCCTCATTTGTTTATCCATCGACACAGGGAAGCGCTGGAGTCTGACTATGTCTCTCGCCATCTGGCATCTTGGATCGACCTTACTTTCGGTTATAAACAAAGGGACCCGGCTGCCTTTAATTGTTTCCATCCTTTATCATATCGAGGTGCTGTGGACCTGGAAAACattgaaaatgaagaagaaaaggcggCCTCGACAGCAATCATTCACAACTTCGGTCAGACACCAAACCAAATCTTCAAAtcccctcatcctcatcgttTCCTGGGAGGGCAGAGCGACCTACCCTTGGGTGTGCGATTCGGCGTAGCGGAGCACTGGCAGTTGATGCTCAGAAGCATACTTCCTATCACTGAGTCAATAACTTCGATAGACCTCATTGATCTTCCTTCTGGCCCAGATACGAAGCCCAAGTTATCACAAAGATATAGATTGTCTGTTCCAGGTTCCTCACACTTGACAGCGCAGTATGGTTTCGTGGATGGTTCTGTAAGAATATACTATCAAGATGTTGTCGCCAAGGTAGGTTGCGGtatcctcttttctcaaAATAATGACTTCAACTGACAGGAGATCCAGCTCGTCTACCTCTGTGAAGGGATATACCCTGTGAATGCAGTTTTCGCCTCATCTTCGCTCTTTCTCACTGTGTCATCGCTTGGTGTCATCACTGCGTGGCGTATCAACGTCAATGGTGCCGGATATCGCCGAGGAGACGTGACAATGCAGCGTGAAGCGACTCTTAGAGGTCATTCTCGTCCAGTGACTTGCTTGGCTGCTAACACCTCATGGAGTATACTCGTTAGCGGGGCAGAGGTAAGTGACTCAGGAGGTACTGACCACTTTACTGACACTGAATCTGGTAGAACGGGGACGTTATGGTATGGGATACCAATCGGCTGCGATATATCAGGACTCTGCAGACCGAGAAAAAGGAATCTATTGAATTTTGCGCTATCAATGAAGCCGATGTGAGACGCTTTTCTTGGACATATGTCTCGCCGAGCTGACCGCTTGTTCGCCAGGGCCTGATTGCTGTGGCCAGCAGAAAACACTTATTTCTATTCTCACTTAACGGCCACCAAATCGCCTCGATCAGTATTGGCGATTGTATCTCTTCCATTGAGAGCGATACAGAATCGCAAATGTCCGAGGAGCCTTACGAGGACGACTTTACAGGTGGCATCGCATTCTTGAATCGAGAATTTCTGAAGTTCGGCGCCCTGTTTGTCATTGGAGTTGGTGCGAGGATTGTTCTTTTCCGTTGTGCCCCAGGAGAGATCAATGTCTTCAACCCGGGCCCTACGATACCTTGGGCACTCATCCCGCAAGGAGTGATCCATCGTTCAgatgatcatgatggaGGTGATTGCTGTTCGGTAAAGTTTATTGGGTGAGTTCTTAGTCATTAAAATCCAACTTATCTAATCAGAAACTAACTTGATCCGATTACAGCGAGACTCTTTACGCCGCGTTCAATCCTAgtgagggaaagaagaaattcTCTCTATATCAGTGGTCTTTACCCGACGGTCACGCCAGACATGTGGCCGACTCGGCCTCTCATATTTGCATGGCTGGAACATGTACTAGGCATTTCGGCCTGCTTGGTGAGACATGTCGTTCGCTATACATGTCTACGCTGACACCGTTATAGAGCCGAAACGCCATTGTGGCGGGTGCGGGGGTGCATTTTGCGGGTAGGTGAACGAGAACGGCTTCATGCTATTTGCCGGACTAACTTGTAGACCTAGGACCCATGCCCTTCATGTCGAGACGTTCACTATGCGTTATTGTGACTCTTGCCGAGCTCAACTTTCGATCGCTTCAGCCCAAGGATTCCTTAATTCTCGTCGAGATAATCTTATGCCCCCATCGGGTCAAAGTTCAAGGCGCCCATCGATCTCTTACGAATCTCGAAGCGGTCGCCCATCCTTCGCAAGGACTCCTAGCCAACCTGGTTCGAGTAGACGCGGTTCAGGCGACCTTGAATCTTCAACATAATATCGTGCCGTATGAAACGACTGGAATAAAATTAATTGTATTGAACGAAAAGACTGATAGCATGAATGAATATTCAGTTGTATCCTTTCCCAATCAAAGTATTGACTTAGAACGTCCGCTCGAAAACAAAATCAAACCCAGAGTGTTCCATCAACACATTGCTACAATCTAAGGACTCGAACGACGTCCAATATCGGCATATGTACATAACTAATGTGTCTCGGCACCTGCGTCAAATACGGTCTTGTTACCAGAAGGTGCCGTTCCAGCTGTTGATCCAGATCCTGGCGTGGTAGCATAGCCAGTAGAAGGGCTTGGAATGGGGGCGTGTTCCCCAGTAGCAGTAGGCACATAGCCTCCTTCTGGAACGCCGCTCTCATCGATTTCCTCGGCAGCTAGTGCACAAACGTCAGCATACATGCTCGCTTTCATGGTACCCGCCAGGGGCTGGGGCTGGTCATGCAAGAGATACGCATGCAGCAAGCAGATGATTCTGCTATACCTAAGCGAAGAGAGTTAGACAATCGGCCGCGGACAAATTTCAGGCACGAGCCAAAAAATTTGATCCCCTCCGCGGCCTCTGCTGACCCCGTTTTCGAACATTTCCATGCGCTTTCTTCGCTAAATTGCTGGATAAACGATCCAACAAAGAGCAGGAGATTGTGTACACAGATGTATAGCAAAGAAGTAAAAAGAGAAGCCTCCGGCGGGGCTCGAACCCGCAACCGCACGATTGAGATGATGGCCCGTAACCGGTTCAAGCAGACTCTAAGAGTCGTGCGCGCTACCGATTGCGCCACGGGGGCTTTCGATGTTTTTTTCTATTTCTAGGGCATTATTATCAGAGGAATCCAAACTTACCTTCTATAATGTCGTACATCTCAGACGCAATCTCAGGAGCAGGTACTCGGCCACTATTAGATGGCTTTCAGTCCGATAATGCAAGGATGTCTGTCTTGTCGAATGAACTTACGCAAGGATATCTGTTGAAGAGATACTACTACCATAGAAGTTCCTGTTGGCGTCTTTTCTCTCCACAAGGATAGTGCCATCCAAGGTCAAACCGGCAAAGAGACCTTTCAGAAACATACGTTAGTTCCCGATGTTTGCAGCTATATACCGAAGAGTCTTACCCTTTGATCGACTGTAGCTGAACATGGGAGCAGGATTGGCCAAGGAAGCAGCGACCTGCCCTCCAGTTCCGATGGGACCTGCGGCAGCCGAGATACCACCTGCCGAGAATATCGTCATCAATGATACTCTCTAACTTGGGCGGTCTATGTGAACTTACCACCAATGGTAATGTTTCCCCCGCGAGAAAACGCCTTGACAGCTTCGTCAGAGTTGAGCACAATGACGACCTCTGTCAAATCTAGAGACCGCTTCTG includes:
- a CDS encoding SH3 domain-containing protein produces the protein MQSKFGNFVNKAQAALKDGQTMATQGGSSLMQSFSLPGESQKAANILRGFLADPARPATALNSIPKAVLQKAKGLAVFTIIKAGFVFSGKAGSGLVVARLPDGSWSAPSCIATAGVGWGLQIGADLTEVVIVLNSDEAVKAFSRGGNITIGGGISAAAGPIGTGGQVAASLANPAPMFSYSRSKGLFAGLTLDGTILVERKDANRNFYGSSISSTDILAGRVPAPEIASEMYDIIEAAEEIDESGVPEGGYVPTATGEHAPIPSPSTGYATTPGSGSTAGTAPSGNKTVFDAGAETH